The proteins below are encoded in one region of Archocentrus centrarchus isolate MPI-CPG fArcCen1 chromosome 13, fArcCen1, whole genome shotgun sequence:
- the stard13b gene encoding stAR-related lipid transfer protein 13 isoform X2, whose amino-acid sequence MFWELPESTGSECLGSMTPETQDIYLRMDHHRRRSGYRLGRIIARQQLLKKIAGEIEAKEACDWLRAAGFPQYAQLFEDSQFPIDITPVKRDHDFLDKDLVEPLCRRLNTLNKCASMKLDVSLPKKKNEDSDEEDLFAISDKWTFEWSSRRWSRLRDIDSLLGNHKEGEISRDGVPLRTTTSSESVLTDLSEPEVSSLHSESSGGSGHRALSTEDSDCSNRTCSDSAAMPDSTSVTMPHIPKEFAHFSSPLDKHSKTTRTRAKDLLKRMDALSSRGTLEKGRKMLVISSPVLQDAQALKKLRCEDIINGDGGAPEPPCNKILPSHSSSEGSSHSGGSTVSTPSLKERKPHRADYKRSGMYLEDMDIFSGTQMNKVAEQNRRNEFCSYENLVVHIPKDHKPGTFPKALSIESLSPTGGASINWHTGSMHLDSALISCRKETRPVTQCSSRGSRISVYDNVPGSHLYASTGDLIDLEKEDMFPHLDDILLHVNGLQQLVDHWSKNVLPGGEGIVEIDDGKDDTVELQSSSQITLDFEGNSVMESQIMASDGDRDKASLAETDSTRLRERRDSGVGASLTRPNRLRWPSFQISNRLSHSRASLQITNQSAGQLSLLQKFSLLCLTAIMEKYSMSNKHGWTWSVPKFMKRMKVPDYKDKNVFSVPLIVHVQRSGQPLPLGLQQALRYLRSQCLDQVGLFRKSGVKSRIQTLRQMNESSPDNVNYEDQSAYDVADMVKQFFRDLPEPLLTSKLGETFLHIYQYVPKDQRLQAVQAAIMLMSDENREVLQTLLCFLSDVTSSVDENQMTPMNIAVCLAPSLFHLNIMKKDNLSPRAMQKKYATGRPDQKDLNENLAATQGLAHMIIECNRLFEIPHEMVTQSRNSYVEADLHAPTIDELCKQLEDDDGTYHTHMEGRLQNLLKEAREKSKYWVSCSSSDNTELYYKKVGDGNPLRRWRVSVEVEAPPSVVLNRVLRERHLWDMDLLQWKVCETLDKQTEVFQYVLSRMPPHPSRDFVVLRSWRTDLPKGACSLVSVSIEHEDCPPIGGIRAIVLESNYLLEPCGSGKSRLTHICRVDLKGRTPDWYNKAFGHLCAAEAARIRNSFQPLIPDGPETKI is encoded by the exons GCGACTCAACACTCTAAACAAGTGCGCCTCTATGAAACTCGATGTGTCTCTTCCAAAGAAGAAA AACGAAGACTCTGATGAAGAAGACCTGTTTGCTATTAGTGACAAATGGACCTTTGAGTGGAGCAGCCGGCGCTGGTCCAGGTTACGGGACATTGATAGTCTGCTGGGAAATCACAAAGAGGGTGAGATCTCCAGGGATGGCGTGCCTCTGAGAACCACCACCAGCAGCGAGAGTGTTCTGACGGACCTCAGCGAGCCGGAGGTCTCGTCTTTGCACAGTGAGAGCAGCGGGGGCAGCGGTCATCGGGCCCTCAGCACAGAGGACTCTGACTGTTCTAACCGCACCTGTTCAGACTCTGCAGCAATGCCAGACTCGACTTCTGTCACAATGCCTCACATCCCCAAAGAATTTGCTCACTTCAGCTCACCACTTGACAAGCACAGCAAAACAACCCGTACCCGTGCCAAGGACTTACTAAAGCGTATGGATGCACTCAGCTCCCGAGGAACTCTGGAAAAAGGCCGTAAGATGCTGGTAATCAGCTCTCCTGTGCTGCAGGATGCCCAGGCCCTGAAGAAACTGAGGTGTGAAGACATCATAAATGGAGACGGTGGAGCTCCGGAACCACCGTGCAACAAAATTCTGCCATCCCACTCCAGCAGTGAGGGTAGCAGCCATTCCGGTGGCAGCACTGTCAGCACACCGAGCCTGAAAGAGCGTAAGCCTCACCGCGCTGACTATAAGCGCAGTGGTATGTATTTGGAGGACATGGACATCTTCTCAGGTACCCAAATGAATAAAGTTGCAGAACAAAACCGCAGAAATGAATTCTGCTCTTACGAAAATCTTGTGGTCCACATTCCCAAAGACCACAAGCCAGGAACCTTTCCCAAAGCATTGTCTATAGAGAGCCTGTCCCCAACTGGTGGGGCCTCAATTAACTGGCACACTGGCAGCATGCACCTCGACTCCGCTTTAATTTCCTGCAGAAAGGAAACGAGGCCTGTCACTCAGTGCTCCTCCAGAGGTAGCCGCATCAGTGTGTACGATAATGTTCCTGGCTCACATCTGTATGCCAGCACTGGAGACCTGATAGACCTGGAGAAGGAGGATATGTTTCCACACCTGGACGATATCTTGCTTCATGTCAATGGTCTACAGCAGTTAGTGGACCACTGGTCAAAAAATGTGTTACCTGGAGGCGAGGGGATAGTGGAGATCGATGATGGGAAGGATGATACAGTGGAGCTCCAGTCCTCCAGTCAGATTACTTTGGACTTTGAGGGAAATTCTGTCATGGAAAGCCAGATCATGGCTAGTGACGGGGACAGAGACAAAGCATCACTTGCAGAGACAGACTCTACAAGGCTCAGGGAAAGGAGGGACTCAGGAGTGGGTGCATCACTCACAAGACCTAATAG GTTAAGGTGGCCCAGCTTTCAGATATCTAATCGTCTAAGTCACTCAAGAGCATCCCTGCAGATTACGAACCaatcagcaggtcagctgaGTTTGTTACAGAAGTTTTCACTGCTGTGTCTGACTGCAATCATGGAGAAGTACTCCATGTCTAATAAACATGGCTGGACTTG GTCAGTGCCAAAGTTTATGAAGAGAATGAAGGTACCAGACTACAAGGATAAGAACGTGTTCAGCGTTCCTCTCATTGTGCACGTGCAGCGTTCGGGTCAGCCGTTGCCCCTCGGCCTGCAGCAGGCCCTGCGTTACCTGAGGAGCCAGTGTCTTGACCAG GTGGGCCTTTTTCGTAAATCGGGGGTGAAGTCTCGAATTCAAACTCTGAGGCAGATGAATGAAAGTTCTCCAGACAATGTGAACTATGAGGATCAGTCTGCCTATGATGTGGCCGACATGGTGAAGCAATTCTTCAGGGATTTACCTGAGCCCTTACTCACCAGCAAGCTGGGAGAGACCTTCCTCCATATTTACCAGT ATGTACCAAAGGACCAAAGGTTGCAAGCTGTCCAGGCAGCCATCATGTTAATGTCTGATGAAAACCGAGAGGTTCTGCAGACGCTGCTCTGCTTCCTTAGCGATGTCACTTCCTCTGTGGATGAGAACCAGATGACACCCATGAATATTGCTGTGTGCCTGGCTCCCTCCCTCTTCCATCTCAACATAATGAAGAAGGACAATCTTTCACCaag GGCCATGCAGAAGAAGTATGCCACTGGCAGACCAGACCAGAAGGATCTGAATGAGAACTTAGCAGCGACGCAGGGCCTTGCTCACATGATCATAGAGTGCAACCGTCTCTTTGAG ATCCCTCATGAGATGGTTACTCAGTCGCGTAATTCATATGTGGAGGCTGACTTGCATGCACCAACAATTGACGAGCTGTGCAAGCAGTTGGAAGATGATGATGGAACATACCACACGCATATGGAGGGGAGACTTCAGAACCTGCTCAAAGAGGCCCGGGAAAAATCCAAATACTGGGTGTCATGCAGCAGCTCTGATAACACAGAGCTCTACTATAAGAAG GTGGGAGATGGGAACCCTTTGAGACGCTGGAGAGTGTCTGTCGAGGTGGAAGCGCCGCCATCTGTGGTGTTGAACCGGGTGCTGCGAGAGCGCCACCTGTGGGATATGGACCTCCTTCAGTGGAAAGTGTGCGAGACACTGGACAAGCAGACAGAGGTGTTTCAGTACGTCCTGAGCCGCATGCCCCCTCATCCCAGCAGGGACTTTGTAGTTCTTAG GTCATGGAGGACAGACTTGCCCAAAGGTGCTTGTTCCCTGGTTTCTGTGTCCATCGAGCATGAAGACTGTCCTCCTATAGGAGGGATACGGGCTATAGTCCTGGAGTCCAACTACCTGCTTGAGCCCTGTGGCTCAGGAAAGTCCAGACTAACGCACATCTGCAGAGTGGACTTGAA GGGCCGGACTCCAGATTGGTACAACAAAGCCTTCGGCCACCTTTGCGCTGCAGAAGCCGCCCGAATCCGCAACTCCTTTCAGCCACTAATCCCAGACGGACCAGAGACCAAAATCTGA
- the stard13b gene encoding stAR-related lipid transfer protein 13 isoform X3, translated as MNSKRKSAKLKLRRSFSEQLRSSTSKAWDLLWKGVRERRLAEIEAKEACDWLRAAGFPQYAQLFEDSQFPIDITPVKRDHDFLDKDLVEPLCRRLNTLNKCASMKLDVSLPKKKNEDSDEEDLFAISDKWTFEWSSRRWSRLRDIDSLLGNHKEGEISRDGVPLRTTTSSESVLTDLSEPEVSSLHSESSGGSGHRALSTEDSDCSNRTCSDSAAMPDSTSVTMPHIPKEFAHFSSPLDKHSKTTRTRAKDLLKRMDALSSRGTLEKGRKMLVISSPVLQDAQALKKLRCEDIINGDGGAPEPPCNKILPSHSSSEGSSHSGGSTVSTPSLKERKPHRADYKRSGMYLEDMDIFSGTQMNKVAEQNRRNEFCSYENLVVHIPKDHKPGTFPKALSIESLSPTGGASINWHTGSMHLDSALISCRKETRPVTQCSSRGSRISVYDNVPGSHLYASTGDLIDLEKEDMFPHLDDILLHVNGLQQLVDHWSKNVLPGGEGIVEIDDGKDDTVELQSSSQITLDFEGNSVMESQIMASDGDRDKASLAETDSTRLRERRDSGVGASLTRPNRLRWPSFQISNRLSHSRASLQITNQSAGQLSLLQKFSLLCLTAIMEKYSMSNKHGWTWSVPKFMKRMKVPDYKDKNVFSVPLIVHVQRSGQPLPLGLQQALRYLRSQCLDQVGLFRKSGVKSRIQTLRQMNESSPDNVNYEDQSAYDVADMVKQFFRDLPEPLLTSKLGETFLHIYQYVPKDQRLQAVQAAIMLMSDENREVLQTLLCFLSDVTSSVDENQMTPMNIAVCLAPSLFHLNIMKKDNLSPRAMQKKYATGRPDQKDLNENLAATQGLAHMIIECNRLFEIPHEMVTQSRNSYVEADLHAPTIDELCKQLEDDDGTYHTHMEGRLQNLLKEAREKSKYWVSCSSSDNTELYYKKVGDGNPLRRWRVSVEVEAPPSVVLNRVLRERHLWDMDLLQWKVCETLDKQTEVFQYVLSRMPPHPSRDFVVLRSWRTDLPKGACSLVSVSIEHEDCPPIGGIRAIVLESNYLLEPCGSGKSRLTHICRVDLKGRTPDWYNKAFGHLCAAEAARIRNSFQPLIPDGPETKI; from the exons GCGACTCAACACTCTAAACAAGTGCGCCTCTATGAAACTCGATGTGTCTCTTCCAAAGAAGAAA AACGAAGACTCTGATGAAGAAGACCTGTTTGCTATTAGTGACAAATGGACCTTTGAGTGGAGCAGCCGGCGCTGGTCCAGGTTACGGGACATTGATAGTCTGCTGGGAAATCACAAAGAGGGTGAGATCTCCAGGGATGGCGTGCCTCTGAGAACCACCACCAGCAGCGAGAGTGTTCTGACGGACCTCAGCGAGCCGGAGGTCTCGTCTTTGCACAGTGAGAGCAGCGGGGGCAGCGGTCATCGGGCCCTCAGCACAGAGGACTCTGACTGTTCTAACCGCACCTGTTCAGACTCTGCAGCAATGCCAGACTCGACTTCTGTCACAATGCCTCACATCCCCAAAGAATTTGCTCACTTCAGCTCACCACTTGACAAGCACAGCAAAACAACCCGTACCCGTGCCAAGGACTTACTAAAGCGTATGGATGCACTCAGCTCCCGAGGAACTCTGGAAAAAGGCCGTAAGATGCTGGTAATCAGCTCTCCTGTGCTGCAGGATGCCCAGGCCCTGAAGAAACTGAGGTGTGAAGACATCATAAATGGAGACGGTGGAGCTCCGGAACCACCGTGCAACAAAATTCTGCCATCCCACTCCAGCAGTGAGGGTAGCAGCCATTCCGGTGGCAGCACTGTCAGCACACCGAGCCTGAAAGAGCGTAAGCCTCACCGCGCTGACTATAAGCGCAGTGGTATGTATTTGGAGGACATGGACATCTTCTCAGGTACCCAAATGAATAAAGTTGCAGAACAAAACCGCAGAAATGAATTCTGCTCTTACGAAAATCTTGTGGTCCACATTCCCAAAGACCACAAGCCAGGAACCTTTCCCAAAGCATTGTCTATAGAGAGCCTGTCCCCAACTGGTGGGGCCTCAATTAACTGGCACACTGGCAGCATGCACCTCGACTCCGCTTTAATTTCCTGCAGAAAGGAAACGAGGCCTGTCACTCAGTGCTCCTCCAGAGGTAGCCGCATCAGTGTGTACGATAATGTTCCTGGCTCACATCTGTATGCCAGCACTGGAGACCTGATAGACCTGGAGAAGGAGGATATGTTTCCACACCTGGACGATATCTTGCTTCATGTCAATGGTCTACAGCAGTTAGTGGACCACTGGTCAAAAAATGTGTTACCTGGAGGCGAGGGGATAGTGGAGATCGATGATGGGAAGGATGATACAGTGGAGCTCCAGTCCTCCAGTCAGATTACTTTGGACTTTGAGGGAAATTCTGTCATGGAAAGCCAGATCATGGCTAGTGACGGGGACAGAGACAAAGCATCACTTGCAGAGACAGACTCTACAAGGCTCAGGGAAAGGAGGGACTCAGGAGTGGGTGCATCACTCACAAGACCTAATAG GTTAAGGTGGCCCAGCTTTCAGATATCTAATCGTCTAAGTCACTCAAGAGCATCCCTGCAGATTACGAACCaatcagcaggtcagctgaGTTTGTTACAGAAGTTTTCACTGCTGTGTCTGACTGCAATCATGGAGAAGTACTCCATGTCTAATAAACATGGCTGGACTTG GTCAGTGCCAAAGTTTATGAAGAGAATGAAGGTACCAGACTACAAGGATAAGAACGTGTTCAGCGTTCCTCTCATTGTGCACGTGCAGCGTTCGGGTCAGCCGTTGCCCCTCGGCCTGCAGCAGGCCCTGCGTTACCTGAGGAGCCAGTGTCTTGACCAG GTGGGCCTTTTTCGTAAATCGGGGGTGAAGTCTCGAATTCAAACTCTGAGGCAGATGAATGAAAGTTCTCCAGACAATGTGAACTATGAGGATCAGTCTGCCTATGATGTGGCCGACATGGTGAAGCAATTCTTCAGGGATTTACCTGAGCCCTTACTCACCAGCAAGCTGGGAGAGACCTTCCTCCATATTTACCAGT ATGTACCAAAGGACCAAAGGTTGCAAGCTGTCCAGGCAGCCATCATGTTAATGTCTGATGAAAACCGAGAGGTTCTGCAGACGCTGCTCTGCTTCCTTAGCGATGTCACTTCCTCTGTGGATGAGAACCAGATGACACCCATGAATATTGCTGTGTGCCTGGCTCCCTCCCTCTTCCATCTCAACATAATGAAGAAGGACAATCTTTCACCaag GGCCATGCAGAAGAAGTATGCCACTGGCAGACCAGACCAGAAGGATCTGAATGAGAACTTAGCAGCGACGCAGGGCCTTGCTCACATGATCATAGAGTGCAACCGTCTCTTTGAG ATCCCTCATGAGATGGTTACTCAGTCGCGTAATTCATATGTGGAGGCTGACTTGCATGCACCAACAATTGACGAGCTGTGCAAGCAGTTGGAAGATGATGATGGAACATACCACACGCATATGGAGGGGAGACTTCAGAACCTGCTCAAAGAGGCCCGGGAAAAATCCAAATACTGGGTGTCATGCAGCAGCTCTGATAACACAGAGCTCTACTATAAGAAG GTGGGAGATGGGAACCCTTTGAGACGCTGGAGAGTGTCTGTCGAGGTGGAAGCGCCGCCATCTGTGGTGTTGAACCGGGTGCTGCGAGAGCGCCACCTGTGGGATATGGACCTCCTTCAGTGGAAAGTGTGCGAGACACTGGACAAGCAGACAGAGGTGTTTCAGTACGTCCTGAGCCGCATGCCCCCTCATCCCAGCAGGGACTTTGTAGTTCTTAG GTCATGGAGGACAGACTTGCCCAAAGGTGCTTGTTCCCTGGTTTCTGTGTCCATCGAGCATGAAGACTGTCCTCCTATAGGAGGGATACGGGCTATAGTCCTGGAGTCCAACTACCTGCTTGAGCCCTGTGGCTCAGGAAAGTCCAGACTAACGCACATCTGCAGAGTGGACTTGAA GGGCCGGACTCCAGATTGGTACAACAAAGCCTTCGGCCACCTTTGCGCTGCAGAAGCCGCCCGAATCCGCAACTCCTTTCAGCCACTAATCCCAGACGGACCAGAGACCAAAATCTGA